The sequence CAAAATGCATTCAAGcaatagaggaaaaaaagagacataaaataacacctttttctttgctttcttttcttcagaAGAAGGGCCCCGCTTTTTCTTATTACAGGAACTAGCATCTTGCTGCAGATGAAAAACATCAAATCACGTTACTTGTGAACAAACACCATAATTATTAAACTCTAAACATTTCTGAAAAGAGTGATGCAGAAAGAATGAGCATTGTACACTTGCATGTGTATCCGTATGAAAAAATTGGTGTGTTTGAGAGGGAGAGGTTTTAGAATCAACTGTTCCGGTATTAAGGCTTatggttacaacttacaacaaaacatccaaaaaacaaaaaaaaaaaaaaagactcatggCAAAATGCACATGCAGaatcactttttattttgtattttttttaaataagaggTCAAGGCTTGCAGTGATGTCAAGTGCCTTTCACCAAATGCGATAGGTAATTGGTTCGAGTCCGGGGATCAgccaaaaaaaacctaggggcaAAGCTACCTACCAACCCCCTCTACCAAACCCCACAAAAGTGGAAACTTTGTGCATTGGGTATGACCTGAGCAAGATCACATCCCTTTGTCCACAACAAGATGAGCagtagagttttaaaaattaaccaTGATTAACTCCAGTTTTGCAATAGGAAAAAAATGCAACTTCATCGATGCTCAAGAACATGCTTAtgtaaataaaaatctataCGTCATGATGCAAAGTTCCCTCTTCCACCACATGTAAAATACTCGACAAAAGGAgacaaccattttcttttctatctcttaaaaaaaaatatccaagtCATTCAGTTAAAGTAACTCTGTTATGCAAATAAAAATAGTCTCTAGAGAATTAATATAGCATATCAATATTGgatgaccaattttttttttttttgacatgcaAGTTCAAACTATAGACATGCGGCACCACCGCATAGTATGCCATTGCCACTAGGCTATCACTTGAACCCCAATATTAATCGACAAAAACATTAAAGATTCACATGAGGAAGTGCAAAATCAACTTGTAGTTGtatgtgaaataaaaaaaagaaatggaaatcAAAATCATACCTTGTCAGTAGATGTGATTCCATGGGAACTGGTTGTGTTTATAGGATGAGCTGGTGGATTAACAATACCCTCCTTGGCCCCActgcctttcttttttatttcttcctcCTTTACCAAAAGGTCGTGCCTATCTGTCTTTTTAGCATTCAAGGACTTTTTGTGAACAACCATTTTAGGTCTAAGTGCCATGTTGTTTCTATCATTTTCTTTGGGTTCAACTTCCCTACTATCATTAGCCTCGTCAAGTGTGTCCACTCTAGAGGTAGTGaacccaaaacttgttttacTTGCTCCATTCACCTCACCACAATGGAaactttttttctcaattacATCTAAAGATGCTTGCACCTCATctactttcttcttctctgacaCTATAGCATCTTCTAAAAACATATACGATGATTTATCACCTTTTCCATCATCACCAGAAATTTCTCCTTCTTCGATGTCTCCATCTAGAGTCATATGATTGGGAAAATTCAATGAGTCACCACTACAGACTGATTTCTCCAATTCCTTCTCATTTGGATGAGTTTCGAACTCCATTTGCAATGCATTAGTCTTTGGCAAGTGACTTTTTTCTTCCATACTCTCACTTGGTTTCAAAGGTTCACAGATCATATCTTTATCTAAAGACAAGTCAGAGGCTTCGGAAATCTTTTGACTAGAGTATTCTCCCTTCTCAATTTCAGCATTCTCAGTGATAGGAATAGTGGAATTCATTGCACAGCTATAAGGAACCAATTTCTTCACTTCCATGTCTGCCTGATGCATCTCATGCTCTATGCCCAACAAATTAGCCTTCAATGACAAGCTGTTTTCTTCACCATTCTCTCTTTGATATTGAACTTCACCAATCTCAGTCTTGTCTAATAACATGTCAGAATGCTTAGAATTCCTCTGAGCAGTCCCAGCTTTCTCCATAACAAATTCTTGACCATCAAAATGTTCTTTGGGGTTATTCATTGGGACAACTTTATCACTGCCACTTTGGTTATTGTCTAAAGATCTCGTAAAGGGATCATCGCTAATTTCATGGACAGGTTCCATATTGCCATTTACAATATTCTCTAACTCATCCATTAAAATTCTTTCCTTATCAAACCTTTTATCTTGGAGGCCAACCTCTTCAGTCCTCTCACCGAGCATCGTGTCCATCTGTTTTAGAAAATCCTCGTTTTCTTCTACAGCCATTATTCTCTCTATCTCATCTATCACCATATCTTGTGCATCACTAAACCCTTTGTCTTGGACACCAACAGCTTCGAAACTCTGATTAGATACAGTCTCTTTCTGAATTGCCAAATTACTAGGCTCCACTCTATCAGGTCCGACCAATTCAACACTCTCACACATTTCATTCCCAGTTGCTTTCCCCACTTCATCATTGCCAAAatcttcaaataaaataaataaaatcaacaaaaaaacaagaatagCGATACTAAGCCTAAGATTTTCCAACTAAACAATAAATCTAGTGatacaacaattttcaaaaacttttttcacAAATGCTGACGTGACCTGTTATGATCggtgcataataaaaaaataaaaataaaaagttgactGCGATGTTACATCAATCACAACTCGCTCATAGCTTAAACTAATATTTTCCCAATCAAATTCTCTACTCTTGATATTAATCATTATGACTCTTGCTTTTTCGATTTCGAAACTATAAAAATGGAACACCTTTGCCAAACACTTGAAtaagcttaaattttttatataatttctgTGTGTGATTAAGCACCGTTTACTAAACAATTTGGAATCAATTTACTTGGCTAACTAACAAAATCAATCCTTAACTAAAGCAAATTCACatttccaaaaccaaaaaaaaaataagaaaagcatGGGAATTAAAGACTAAATTAAAGTAGTACCTGGATTTTGCTCCTGAGGTACAACTTGATCAGCGAGAGAACACTGAGATTTGTCGTAGCAATGTGAGAGAATCCGAACTAAGGTGTAGTAAGTTTCGCTCTTGAGGTGTGACCGGCGGCGAGTGAAAGAGAATGGAGGAGTTTCCAAAGGTTTTGAGCTTTCGATTTCTGCTTTCTCCATtgtcaaaacaaaaaccctGGGTTTTTCCAAAAGATTAGGGAAGCGGTGCCGTTTTCTATAAGTGTAGGATTACAAAACCTTCAATCTTCTCCATATGAATTTACTATTGTCTTCTAAGaaagatagagatagagagagagagagagagagagaagcgaAGGAAAGAGACGGTTGAGGGAGCCTACGAGGCTATGAGGGTTAGAAGTTAGAACACCACCGCCAATTATATTttggctaaattacaaattatactGCTAATTTTGACTTAATTTTAAATTCAGtcttccaaaatatttttttttcatttcagtcctttaaaatttaaacttctttttgtttcccagttttttttttttttttttgaaaacgccACTTTGTATTATAACTTAATGAGCATCAAAATACAGAGCTTCCAAGGATGGTTGAGGGGATTCCTCTAACCAA is a genomic window of Quercus lobata isolate SW786 chromosome 2, ValleyOak3.0 Primary Assembly, whole genome shotgun sequence containing:
- the LOC115976098 gene encoding uncharacterized protein LOC115976098, which produces MEKAEIESSKPLETPPFSFTRRRSHLKSETYYTLVRILSHCYDKSQCSLADQVVPQEQNPDFGNDEVGKATGNEMCESVELVGPDRVEPSNLAIQKETVSNQSFEAVGVQDKGFSDAQDMVIDEIERIMAVEENEDFLKQMDTMLGERTEEVGLQDKRFDKERILMDELENIVNGNMEPVHEISDDPFTRSLDNNQSGSDKVVPMNNPKEHFDGQEFVMEKAGTAQRNSKHSDMLLDKTEIGEVQYQRENGEENSLSLKANLLGIEHEMHQADMEVKKLVPYSCAMNSTIPITENAEIEKGEYSSQKISEASDLSLDKDMICEPLKPSESMEEKSHLPKTNALQMEFETHPNEKELEKSVCSGDSLNFPNHMTLDGDIEEGEISGDDGKGDKSSYMFLEDAIVSEKKKVDEVQASLDVIEKKSFHCGEVNGASKTSFGFTTSRVDTLDEANDSREVEPKENDRNNMALRPKMVVHKKSLNAKKTDRHDLLVKEEEIKKKGSGAKEGIVNPPAHPINTTSSHGITSTDKQDASSCNKKKRGPSSEEKKAKKKQKDRKRRAEKNRALGVKRLKIHPVATPKKITYCHHYLKGRCQQGDECKFSHDTVPLTKSMPCCHFARHSCIKGDDCPYDHQLSNYPCDKFVKGFCSRGDDCMFSHKIPTKEDSAAASNDCKPEMKSPSLPGNTNISKQLNVTGSSLKNVDVLPASMGAHCHANVKTLVKPPALAPKGISVFTAGKSSVVNSSMLKQGSSSPSRNGGAKVRSKAVPSASDTLQNMNVIPTRTSPSLVPKGINFLSFGKAPLDDSISKQVASLHSNRDSGTKLTMLDHLNLQKLDSLSPNNDVSIKIGNQASQSASKTIQNLNEMVKKTQPLTTPQGMNFLSFGKASVDDCSSKMKASFPFSCSTGIDRAILQGQTAPDKSQNTSAISSRLPASPLASGQSSDNSASVNYKDASKSTQKALSLMLSAAKYGSEMRLNRSVGALGVSAEVGKANTRNKSRSSQNDLAKASKILDFLSSGASKTKQ